The nucleotide sequence CTGCTTAGCTTACCGCACTGAATTTCTCCAGCTTCCGATTCTTCATCAGAATTGCGGTCTGGACTATGTCTTCACCATCTCAGGTGTGTGGCGTATAGTCTCTGAGGGCTCTCGCTTAAAGCGGTTGCCTGCAAATAACCCTGATTTTTAATCGAGGGCTTCCTTGCATATAGCCACATCCACTTTACGTGTTCCTCGTTCCACGTAAAGGCTCCTCTTGAAGGCAGATGCTCTATCCAACTGAGCTACGGGCGCATAATTTTTGTACCGTTTGCGATTTCTCACACCAAAGTTTTACCCTGTACCCAACGTGGTACAGAAGTCCCTTTTTTTAAGATTAAACCTGTCCCTTTTGGTCTTCTGAAAAAACAATCCCGAACGAGACAATTTGAGCACTTGAGTTATGGAATCCCAATGTCCTTCGCTTGAAGAATCTCAAAGAAGAATTTCATCGCTTAGGATTTAATTCGCAATAGGTTTTACGTCGGGCTTTCGCCCTCCGTAAAACCTTTGCTCATTAAAGTCGGGGTGAGGAGATTTGAACTCCTGACTTCTTGCTCCCAAAGCAAGCGCGCTAGCCAAACTGCGCCACACCCCGAGATTTTTAATTATACCCTAAAAGCGGCCTTCCTGTCCAGAAAGAACGTCTGGATAATCCGGCGTTACGTGTTTATCGGCAGCTATCAAAATCCCGCTAATCACCATCCGCGCCTTCAAAACACCGGACCCCTCTTTTTTGGGAACCAGATAAAATTCCTCCACCCTGAACAGGCAGGGAGATTTTTCCAGCTGATAAATAAAATCCACTAATTTGGTTATTTTCGACTCCAGGTCTGTTTCGATCAGATATTTTTTATAATGTTCGTTTTCTTCGGGCAAACGCGGTTTGATATTTGCCAGAAAAACAGTGCTTTTGGTCGCTAATTTTTCTATTTCGCTGAGCAAAGCCGCTACTTCTTCTTCATCGGAACCATCCTGCTCTAACCCTTGAACAAATTTACTATGTTCCCCGGTAATCAAGGCCTCTTCTGAAAGTATCTGAGTAGCCTTCCAGAGCTTTTTTTCCTGAACAGCAACTTCGCTGTTCAGCTCGCCCAGCCTTTCCATAATCGGACAGACTATAACCCGGTCAAAAAAAATAGCGATAACAGCTATGATAGAGATACATGCTATATATTTTTCTCTTTTGGACAATCTTAAAAAAATATTTTGCCCCATTATTTCCCCGCCTGTCTATTCCCTGCTTATCCGGGTTAACCGCTGTTGGAACCCTGCGGCCAGAGGGCAGATAATCTCAAAATTAGCCATTTCCTTGTTCTTTACCTTATGTTTGGTGGCATATTTTGTCTTAACGTTCCGGAAGCACCGGGAGTCTTCTAATGCGCTGACAAAGTTAAAGATCTCGGACATGGTCTTGGATACCCCCCTGATAGTCAAATGGTCCTTTCCGTCAAAACGGATCGAGGCCAGATGAACATCCGGGGAAACTGCCTTATGTATCTCATAAATAAACCTGACCAAAATGCCTTCTGTGGTCAGGCGGTCCTTTATTATTTTCACTTCCGTAATCATGTTAGTCAGTTTCTCGACCCTGGCCCGGGTCCCGCTGACTTCCTGCTTCAGCCGGGAGAGATACCGTTCTTTATTATGCATTCTGCCTAAAAAGATGCTGGAAACGATTACTAAAATAAGTATCAGGTAGATGCCCAGAAAATAAAGATCCCGGCCTTTCTCCTTTAGTTTTTTCTCTATCCTCAGCTCCTGGGGAATAAAATTAATCTCCTGCCTGGGATAGGCCAGGGCCAGGCCTAAAAGAGCGGAAACCGATACACCTTTTGTGCCGGCATCCCGGACGGTTAACGTTCCCCCGGCCAGGGGAATACTCTTAAACGGGGCGATGACCCCTACTCCTAAACCAAGTCTCTCCTTTAAAATATCTGCATTTAAACCCTTAACCAGAGGTTCTGCGCCGCTGATTAAAATCTGGCTTATCTCCTTATCCAGCATTTCATTCTGGTAGGCATAGATAGAATGTTTTACTTCTTCGACAAACTTTTCCTGCCACCGGCCAAAGTCTTGTTCAAACTGCAGAAATCCAAGGGAAATACTCCTGCTGTATATTAACTTGTCATTAAGGATGACTTCAAAATCGCTGGCAGTGTGGTTAACATCGATCAAAACATAAGGTTTACCGGCCTCCGGCTGTTTATAAACAAAGCGGGCCCAATCAACCAAGCCTTCCGAACTTAAAGCCATCTTCCTTCCCTCTGCTTTAAATCCTGCCCCTTCCAATATCCTGAAATATCTTTCAATGATCTCTCTCTGGACAATAGCCGAGATTACCCCGCTATATCCTTCCCGGTTGGTGCCCAGCACCTGATAATCATAAACTATCTCATCCCGGCTAAAAGGAGTCTGCTTGCCTATCTGAAGCTCGACCATATCTTTTATTTCAGTAAGATCTGTAGAGGGAAGTTCAAGGTTTCTGACAGCCACCAAATGGTAGGGAACAGAGACAACTAAAATGTCCGGATTTATCTTTAGCTCTTTAGACAACTCAGTGATAATTTTAATAAGCGCCTGATCAGATAAAGATGCGATGTTTTTTATTATTACCCGGCTAATTTTCCTGTCTTTGCTTAAAAGGGGCTCGGCCTGCACTACTTTCAGCCAATCGCCGCCGATCTCTAAAATCGTAATGACCTTTTTCTTTATCTTGAAAAATCTCATAATTCAATATTTTTTTTCGTTGTGCGCTATGCGCTTTGCGTTGTGCGCTGTGCGTTGTGCATAATTCCGGGGACACCATACTTAATTACCTATTTGTAAGACTTCCGGGGTAATTAAGTATAATGTCCCCGAAGCTGTTTAATGTCCCCGAAGCTGTTTAATGTCCCCGAAGCTGTTTAATGTCCCCGAAGCTGTCCCGAAAAACGGGATTTAAAAACGCCAAAACGCATAGCGCATAGCGCAAGACGCACAGCGAAATTAGTCTTCGCGCCAATACAGGATCTGCGGTTCTTCCTTTTCGTTTCTCTGGACAACGCAGGTAATGTTCCTTTGTAACCTGCGGTCTCCTTTTTTTAAAATTCCCGAGGACCTGATCCTAAAAACATCCGATGTTACGGTAAACAGACCGAGAGAAATAACCCGGTTCAGCTCTATAGATTCTTCTGTAAATAAAGAACCGATATTTCTTAATTCACCGACTGTTTTAAAGACATTGCCGGCTTCACCTTCCCCGGCTTGTTCATCTTTGGCCTGACGAAACTCAATTATCCGTTCGCTAAGACCACTGCTCAGGCCCAGGGCCTGCAACGTAAGACAGCCAGCGGTATTGATATTGATTTTTCCGTCTCCGTAGACAGTAATCGTGTCTTTAAGTTTTGAAAATATCTCCGGGGTCATTCCTTTGACTAATAACAATTCCTCTAATACCTGGAAGTTTCCGTTTTTGCAGGGATAAGGCATTTCCAGGCTATGATAATAAAGGTCTTCGGCGCCTCCCGGAGAAACAATGATATCCACGTCTCTCCAGTCTACAATAGCGCCGGCAATGTCGCCCGCCTCTTCTGTTTTTACCCCGCCAACATTTTCTAAAAGCGTCTTTAAGACCTCCAACGGCACCTTATTTATGTTTATTCTGCTGCTTTCATCTTCTGAACCGTAAAAAGTTATTGGTTCTTCGGTATTTAGTTGGTAACTAAGGGTCATATATCCGCCGCCGATCGGAAACTCTTTAAAAAATTCCTGATTATCAGCCCAGGTTTGATTTAATGCGCTATAAGAATATTCTTCCCCGGCGGCCTGCAGTTCAACAATTCCTCTTTCTATGCCGGCCTTGGCCAGATAATACATCTTTAACCTGTCTTGAAGATAGGAGGCCAGGCCTATTTGACTCGAAGCATTCCTGGCCAGGCCAATATTAAAAACAATCAAAAAGCTCAACACCCAGAGGGTGAGGATTAGTATACTTCCTTTTTTAGGGTTCATTTTTCGTATTGCGTCT is from Candidatus Omnitrophota bacterium and encodes:
- the pilM gene encoding pilus assembly protein PilM, which codes for MRFFKIKKKVITILEIGGDWLKVVQAEPLLSKDRKISRVIIKNIASLSDQALIKIITELSKELKINPDILVVSVPYHLVAVRNLELPSTDLTEIKDMVELQIGKQTPFSRDEIVYDYQVLGTNREGYSGVISAIVQREIIERYFRILEGAGFKAEGRKMALSSEGLVDWARFVYKQPEAGKPYVLIDVNHTASDFEVILNDKLIYSRSISLGFLQFEQDFGRWQEKFVEEVKHSIYAYQNEMLDKEISQILISGAEPLVKGLNADILKERLGLGVGVIAPFKSIPLAGGTLTVRDAGTKGVSVSALLGLALAYPRQEINFIPQELRIEKKLKEKGRDLYFLGIYLILILVIVSSIFLGRMHNKERYLSRLKQEVSGTRARVEKLTNMITEVKIIKDRLTTEGILVRFIYEIHKAVSPDVHLASIRFDGKDHLTIRGVSKTMSEIFNFVSALEDSRCFRNVKTKYATKHKVKNKEMANFEIICPLAAGFQQRLTRISRE
- a CDS encoding general secretion pathway protein GspK codes for the protein MNPKKGSILILTLWVLSFLIVFNIGLARNASSQIGLASYLQDRLKMYYLAKAGIERGIVELQAAGEEYSYSALNQTWADNQEFFKEFPIGGGYMTLSYQLNTEEPITFYGSEDESSRININKVPLEVLKTLLENVGGVKTEEAGDIAGAIVDWRDVDIIVSPGGAEDLYYHSLEMPYPCKNGNFQVLEELLLVKGMTPEIFSKLKDTITVYGDGKININTAGCLTLQALGLSSGLSERIIEFRQAKDEQAGEGEAGNVFKTVGELRNIGSLFTEESIELNRVISLGLFTVTSDVFRIRSSGILKKGDRRLQRNITCVVQRNEKEEPQILYWRED